Within the Leptospira licerasiae serovar Varillal str. VAR 010 genome, the region AAGATTGGACAAAAACCAATTCGCAGACTTGTACAGAATAATCCTAGGGATTGAAAGAGCTGGAGACTATGCGGTAAACATCGCAGAAGAATTGGTACGTTTAAATACTGGAATGGACATTCGCCATCTTTCAGATCCGGTCCAGGTCACAGAAAAAACAAAAGTTTCTTAGATATATTATAAAATCCTAATTATTGCTGAACGCAAACTAAAGATTTTGTTACACTACAGAAGTCCGGAGTTCCAGTCGATATTCCTCCGACGTTTGGATCGGCAGAATTTGCAAAATTTCCTTGGTCGGAAGGGTTATTGGAAGTCCAACCTTGGCAGGTATTTGCTGTAGACCAATCCGTCTGCAAGCCGGTCCAATATCCTGCGGCAGTCGCTGCTACCCCACTCCCTGTTCCGAACGCAAATAATGCGTTCGCATCCGTTGAGAAAGCTTTGGTAAAAGCGCCACCGTTAAAATCTATATAGTCTTTATTCGGCTTTAATACCCAGTCTATCTTAGAAGGCATTGCTCTCCTCCATGTACCTGCGACCGCGAAAGTTTTGTAAGTCCCGGAGGGAAGTCCGGTCAAAGAGTCCGCCGCATTCTGACAAACAAAATCCGCAAAGCCGCCGAATCCGAAATTTCCCGCAAAGGATGCGCTTGTCGCAAACAAAAATTTATCATTATCTTTTTGTAATATTGAATAAGGGATCGTTTCGGAATTCGGAGTAAGAATGGAGATCACGACTGAATTATCCGTAGAGTCGGAGTCATCGGACAATCCAGTCACAGTCAAAGTTTGAGGAATATTATAATCCGAGGGAGTAAATATCAGAGTAGATGGAGAGATCGAAGCTATCGCAGGATTACTGCTGGAAAAATTATAAGTTACCGAAGAAGAATCAGGCTTATGCACCAGATAAATGGATAGAACAAGAGACCCGCTCTCCGGAAGAGAATTCCCACCGGTAATGATAATCTCCTTATCACATCCATTGATCAAACAGTCGATAATTGCGTTCTCATAATATTCCTTTGTACTAGGATCTCCGGAATTTTCGGATTTAATTGCACAAGACGATTGAAGGACCGAAAAACAGATCGCAAAGAATAAGACAAGTCGCTTGATCAGCATAAAAAACTAAACCGGATCCTTAAAACGGGTGGTCTCGCTTCCATTATTGGATTCGAGACCTTCTCCCTGTTCCAAATAACTTTCTAATTCTTCTTTTAAACCGTGAGGTAGCTGCAAGCCGGTACTTTCTATCCTTTCGTTGTATTTACTGAAAGAAAATCTATGCCTAGAAGTCCCAAGATAAACGCTCAAAGCCTCGGAACCCCATTCCAAAATGTCCCGGATATATTCTTCGTTCTCTTCTAACTTTTCCGCGTACGGTATGAAAAGAGGGCGATTCACCGGACGGCCTATAGTTCTATAAAATAAAAGTCTGCGAAGTACTTCGTGATCCTTCCAATTTCCCGCGTCGAGCGCTCTTTCCACCATTCTAAGATTGATACAGTCTAAAAACTCTATCTTTAGATTTTCGTTTTTCAGTCTTCTGCGAAGGCTCGCCTTGATCTCTTCGGACTCGTATAAAAAATTAGGACAATATTCGGGACATTCTTGGTCCTTATGTAAATCACAATAATGTAATAGAATACAATCGATGTCCGAAGAAGGTTCTACGATCCCAAAATTGATCGAACCTAAAATTTCAACACCGGTGCGAAAACCTTTGTCTTCCAATTCCTTTAAGGCGATGCGGCAAGCCTGCATTCTTCTTAAAGCTTCTTTAGTATCGTAGTTGCGGTATTTACTTTTTAGGGCTACGTATTTTTCTATTAGATAGGTCATTCGAACAGTTCTCGCAAATAGCGGTTCATACCGTGTAATACTATCTCCGGGATTTCATGTCCACCCGGAAATGCCAACAGCTCACCTATCCAACCTGCGTCATTTAACACTGTTTCTAATCTTTTCGCGGCAGGATAACCGAGTACAGGGTCCATTCTACCATGACTTTGAAAAAATTTATAGCCCGGAGTTTGTTTAGCATACTGGGACCAGTGAGTCTCATCCAGCAGAGTTCCAGACAGAATGACAAGACCTTTAGGCTTTTTCTCTGCCTTAAGAGTAATCTCGGTCGCAAGCATTGCCCCTTGGGAAAAACCGCCTAAGATGATCCGATCCATCGGAACATCTAAAGCCTGGATCATCTCTTCTACCTTTTGTTTCGCTTCTCCCAGGCCGGCCGGATAACGTTCAAAAAGTTCTCTAGAACCTCCTGCTACCATGGCTCTTTGTAAAGCTTCCATATCTATAGGGAACCAAGCCTTTCCGTTATAACCTGGGGCGATCGGAATATCCAATATCCCATCCGGAAAAATGAAATTCGTACCCTCAGGAACGTCCATGTAAGAATACAAAGGAAGAAGATCGAATGCATTCGCACCGTAACCGTGCAGAAAGATAACGTAAGGCCCTTGTGGATCGCCCGGAATACGAGCTGCTTTAACGGGACCTAATTGGACAAGCGGGATATCATACATGATTTCCTTGTAAGCAAAGAGTTCTAATTTGGCAATACCATTTAAAGTCAGAAACCCTTTCAACGGTTCTAATCTCAAATCTTAATAACCTACGAAATATTAGAATTTCCAAAGGTATTTCATTAAAATTTAATGGTCTATATGAAAAAAGCAAGGCTCTGTTAGGTTATTTGAAACAAAGTGCTTATGCGGAATTTTATCCTAATTTTTATATCTTCCTTTTTTATCCAAAACTGCGGAATTGTCCTTCTTACTCAGGACTTAAATTCTGAAAAAGATAACGTTCCGACCTTAGCAAGACTACTGCTCGCAATAGTTCCTTCGGAAGCGTTGATCCATTATTTTCCGATGGATAACACTACAAGTCCCTTAGATGTAACACAAAACGGTTTAGATATGAACTCTTACGGAGTCGATATGGCAGTATCGGTTCCCGATCGTTTCGGGATTCCGAATCACTCACTCTATTACAACGGAGCGGTCGGAACGGGAGCAACTACACAAAGCGCAAATAACGGAGATCAGATCTTAAACGGAAGCACTTCTTCTTATACGATCAGCTTTTGGGCAAAAGGAACTTATCCGGCTTCTCCCGGCGGAGGAAGTATGGGAATTTTTATAGCACAGGGTAGCGGCTTCGGGATCCAATATTATAAAAATTATCCGTCTTCTTGCGGATCGCTTAGGGCTTTTACTAATAATGGAAGTGTGGGAGATGTGGATCTCATCGGCCCGTGCAATTTTATCCCGGAAGCTTGGCACCAGATTATCTTTGTTTGGAACTTGGAGCAATTTACCGCAAGTTTGTATGTGGATAATATCCTGATCGCTCAACAAACGAATGTAGGAAGCCAGAGACCTTGGAATGTGAACGCAAAATTATCTTTCGCATTTTCCACTTTAGGTAGCAATTACGTAGAAGTAACGATAGACGAATTTAAGATCTATAATATGGCTTTATCACCCAATCGATATTGGATACCTTAATCACTTAAATGAATTCGCTTTCGTTCATTTATTGAAACAAAATTTAAAAAAAGTCCCCGAATAATACTTCCAAAGGTACATCCTCCTATCTCAGAATGTTTTTCGAATTGAATTTCATATGCGAAAGATCTTACAATTACTCTTGATCTCATATCTTTTCCTAGATTGCGGGACTTATCTTCTTCTCGAAAACCAAGAACAAAACGACCAAACAGCATTCCAAAATTTCGTAAATATTACATTACTAGATTCTTCCATCGGACTCGTACATTATTGGCCGTTAGACGGGGATCTAAAAGATAGAGTCGGCGGATTGGACCTGATAGCAGTAAGCGGCACTCCAACTCCTACATTCGATCGATTTGGATTTCCTGGAGGAGCATATTATTATGATGGAGCCGGCGGCTATCACCAATCTTCAGCACAGGGACCGCTATTTTTCGATGGGACCGTTTCCTCATTTACAGTTAGCGTTTGGGTAAAGGGAAAATTTCCTCCCGGAAATAACGGCAGCGAGTTTATTTTTTTGAGCCAAGGCGCCGGATTAGGTCTCCAATTATACGCATTTTCATCTGGCTCTTGTAGTGGGAGACTGAGAGCTTTCACAAACAATGGAGGCTCAGGGGATGTAGATGTCGGCACAGATTGCGGAATATATCCGGAAGATACTTGGTATCATATGGTTTTTACTTGGGATATCAACACATTGACAGGTTCTCTATACGTGAATAACGTCTTAGTCGACTCCGGAACTTTCGGAATAAACCGTCCCTGGGCTACTAATAGTTTTTTTCAATTGGGTCAATCCGATCTTTCTTCTCAGCTTTTTGCGGGAAGTGTGGACGAGGTCAGAGTTTATAATCGGGTGATATTTCCTGTTTCAAGTTTGTAGGGAGTAGGAGCACCGAGGAGCAACAGTATTGCTCCGAATGCGAGACTAAGGACTTGGGGGACACAAAGCGGAACCTCAGGTCCATGGCACAAAAGCAACTAACGCTTTTTTGCAGTTTTAGTTTTTGGCTTCGGCTTTTTTTTAATTTTAGGCAATTGGTCCTGGACAGCTTTAAAATATTCGCAGACAAGATGATCCGACCAAGAGATCGCTTTCCATCCTTCGAAATAAGCGATATGGCTTCCTCTTTTTGTATAAACATGAATCGAATTCGGAAGGTTTTCCAACCAATGCAAATTTTCTAAAACATTCTGATTTACGCAGATGGGATCATCCTTTGCATTCAAAATCATAATCGGAGTTCGAATATTTTTCATTACAAGTGCAGGATTCGAATGCCGGTAATATTCTTCCTTATCTTCAAAACCGGAGAGGCTGTGCAAACGATCCTGGAATTCGCCCAAAGTTTTTGATTCCAACACTTCCTGAAATCCTCCAACTGAAGATAAGGTTTCATAATGGCGTTTCAAAAAATAATTAATCAATCTTTGGCCCATGATCTTACTATAGACCGGATGAACCCTATGAAATGCCTTTTCGATATCATATGCGGGAGAAATTGCTACCGCGGCATCCAATAAACTTTTAGTCCCGGATTCACCCAGGTATCGAGCAAGCAACCCGGAACCTGCAGAGATCCCCACTCCGAACAAAGGACTATTCGGAAATTTTTTCTTAATATACAAGAGTTGCTCTTTTAAATCCGAACTAGACCCCATTGTGTTTATCTGCGGCTTAGGAAGGGGAAGATTCCCATGTCCCCTCCTAATACAAACCACAGAGGCCCATTTCAACTGGGTCCGAATTGCTTTCACAACAGACTTAACGTCTTGCTCGTCCCCACTGATC harbors:
- a CDS encoding DUF1554 domain-containing protein, with protein sequence MLIKRLVLFFAICFSVLQSSCAIKSENSGDPSTKEYYENAIIDCLINGCDKEIIITGGNSLPESGSLVLSIYLVHKPDSSSVTYNFSSSNPAIASISPSTLIFTPSDYNIPQTLTVTGLSDDSDSTDNSVVISILTPNSETIPYSILQKDNDKFLFATSASFAGNFGFGGFADFVCQNAADSLTGLPSGTYKTFAVAGTWRRAMPSKIDWVLKPNKDYIDFNGGAFTKAFSTDANALFAFGTGSGVAATAAGYWTGLQTDWSTANTCQGWTSNNPSDQGNFANSADPNVGGISTGTPDFCSVTKSLVCVQQ
- a CDS encoding alpha/beta hydrolase, which translates into the protein MYDIPLVQLGPVKAARIPGDPQGPYVIFLHGYGANAFDLLPLYSYMDVPEGTNFIFPDGILDIPIAPGYNGKAWFPIDMEALQRAMVAGGSRELFERYPAGLGEAKQKVEEMIQALDVPMDRIILGGFSQGAMLATEITLKAEKKPKGLVILSGTLLDETHWSQYAKQTPGYKFFQSHGRMDPVLGYPAAKRLETVLNDAGWIGELLAFPGGHEIPEIVLHGMNRYLRELFE
- a CDS encoding LamG domain-containing protein, whose protein sequence is MRNFILIFISSFFIQNCGIVLLTQDLNSEKDNVPTLARLLLAIVPSEALIHYFPMDNTTSPLDVTQNGLDMNSYGVDMAVSVPDRFGIPNHSLYYNGAVGTGATTQSANNGDQILNGSTSSYTISFWAKGTYPASPGGGSMGIFIAQGSGFGIQYYKNYPSSCGSLRAFTNNGSVGDVDLIGPCNFIPEAWHQIIFVWNLEQFTASLYVDNILIAQQTNVGSQRPWNVNAKLSFAFSTLGSNYVEVTIDEFKIYNMALSPNRYWIP
- a CDS encoding LamG domain-containing protein — its product is MRKILQLLLISYLFLDCGTYLLLENQEQNDQTAFQNFVNITLLDSSIGLVHYWPLDGDLKDRVGGLDLIAVSGTPTPTFDRFGFPGGAYYYDGAGGYHQSSAQGPLFFDGTVSSFTVSVWVKGKFPPGNNGSEFIFLSQGAGLGLQLYAFSSGSCSGRLRAFTNNGGSGDVDVGTDCGIYPEDTWYHMVFTWDINTLTGSLYVNNVLVDSGTFGINRPWATNSFFQLGQSDLSSQLFAGSVDEVRVYNRVIFPVSSL
- a CDS encoding YheT family hydrolase translates to MLSFFSIVLFLILAFLFYYFLEVIEKPVLQFGEGEFVRRVIANCPRLTRKYFPTFWCFNNHLMLALLLFREHRSKFFHYDKLEHLKMKDGGITGLAWSNMIGKKKKDSNPITIVFHTISGDEQDVKSVVKAIRTQLKWASVVCIRRGHGNLPLPKPQINTMGSSSDLKEQLLYIKKKFPNSPLFGVGISAGSGLLARYLGESGTKSLLDAAVAISPAYDIEKAFHRVHPVYSKIMGQRLINYFLKRHYETLSSVGGFQEVLESKTLGEFQDRLHSLSGFEDKEEYYRHSNPALVMKNIRTPIMILNAKDDPICVNQNVLENLHWLENLPNSIHVYTKRGSHIAYFEGWKAISWSDHLVCEYFKAVQDQLPKIKKKPKPKTKTAKKR